The genomic interval AGGTTGTCCTGTTCAACCAGGATGTGCCGGTGTGGGACGCGGCCAACCGCGGCTACCTGGTTGACCGGCGGCGGAGGGGGCAGTTCCAGCAGACGCTGGATGATGCCCTGGAACTCTGCCGCCGCCTGGGCGCCGGCAAGGTGATGCTGGCGTCGGGGGTGGAGCTTCCCGAGGTTGCCCGGCAGGCGCAGCGCGAGTGCATGCTGGAGAACTTGGCCCGGGCGGCGCCGCTGGCGGCCGAGGCCGGGGTGGTGCTCACCCTCGAGGTTCTGAATCCGACCGACAACCCCGGCTACTTCCTGACCTCGCTGGAGGAAGCACGGCAGGTGGTCGATGGGCTCGACCACCCCAACGTACGGCTGCAAATCGACACTTACCACCTGGGGCTGCTGGGCTACGATCCAGCCGCTGAGCTCCGCCGCCTGGGCCCTCGGATCGGGCACATCCAGTTCGCCGATTTCCCAGGGCGCCACGAGCCGGGGACAGGCAGCCTGGATTTCGAGGCGATCCGGCTGGCGGTGGGCGACATCGGCTACCAGGGGTATATCGGGCTGGAATACATCCCTCTGCAGACAGGCGTGCGGACGCTGGCATG from Anaerolineales bacterium carries:
- a CDS encoding TIM barrel protein, which gives rise to VVLFNQDVPVWDAANRGYLVDRRRRGQFQQTLDDALELCRRLGAGKVMLASGVELPEVARQAQRECMLENLARAAPLAAEAGVVLTLEVLNPTDNPGYFLTSLEEARQVVDGLDHPNVRLQIDTYHLGLLGYDPAAELRRLGPRIGHIQFADFPGRHEPGTGSLDFEAIRLAVGDIGYQGYIGLEYIPLQTGVRTLAWAQAEVAGKSH